A stretch of the Sulfuritortus calidifontis genome encodes the following:
- a CDS encoding methylated-DNA--[protein]-cysteine S-methyltransferase — MNDYDRVARVIRYLDRHRTEQPDLATLAEAAGLSPFHFHRLFRAWAGITPKDFLQCLTLEHAQALLRRGDSVLDAALACGLSGPGRLHDLCVNIEAATPGELKSGGEGWILRAGFAESPFGSCLVAESPRGICHFAFVEPEDRATALAGLQASWPRARLQRDDLAATRLAESIFLRPPASTALPPLRAFVRGTAFQVRVWRALLAVPPGKLISYGRLAAAIGQPRAARGVGNAVAQNPLAFLIPCHRVIRETGIVGNYRWGAVRKRALLAWESASALAALVPIEEAEHHSSLCP; from the coding sequence ATGAACGACTACGACCGCGTTGCCCGGGTCATCCGCTATCTGGATCGGCACCGGACCGAACAGCCGGACTTGGCCACACTGGCCGAAGCCGCCGGCCTCAGCCCCTTTCATTTCCACCGTCTGTTCAGGGCCTGGGCAGGCATCACGCCCAAGGATTTCCTGCAATGCCTCACCCTCGAACATGCCCAGGCCCTGCTGCGTCGGGGCGACAGCGTGCTGGACGCCGCCCTTGCCTGCGGCCTGTCCGGGCCGGGCCGGCTGCATGACCTCTGCGTCAATATCGAGGCCGCCACCCCGGGCGAACTGAAGTCCGGCGGCGAGGGCTGGATTCTCCGCGCCGGCTTCGCCGAGAGCCCGTTCGGCAGCTGCCTGGTGGCCGAGAGCCCGCGCGGCATTTGCCATTTTGCCTTCGTCGAGCCGGAAGACAGGGCCACGGCCTTAGCCGGCCTGCAAGCAAGCTGGCCAAGGGCCCGGCTGCAGCGCGACGACCTGGCCGCGACGCGCCTGGCGGAGAGCATCTTCCTGCGCCCGCCCGCAAGCACGGCCCTGCCGCCATTGCGGGCTTTCGTCCGGGGCACGGCATTTCAGGTTCGAGTCTGGCGCGCCTTGCTGGCGGTGCCGCCCGGCAAGCTGATCAGTTATGGCCGGCTGGCCGCCGCCATCGGCCAGCCCCGCGCGGCTCGCGGCGTAGGCAACGCGGTCGCGCAGAATCCCCTCGCCTTCCTCATCCCCTGCCATCGGGTGATCCGGGAAACCGGCATCGTCGGCAACTACCGCTGGGGGGCCGTGCGCAAACGCGCCCTGCTGGCCTGGGAAAGCGCATCGGCCTTGGCCGCGCTGGTGCCGATCGAGGAAGCCGAGCACCACTCCAGTCTCTGCCCATAG
- the mfd gene encoding transcription-repair coupling factor: MSALPPLPPAGQRLKLPRLPGSADALVLAGYAGQARLLVLTETAQDAARLAEEIAWFAPQLAVSLFPDWETLPYDPISPHPDLVSERLAALWQASEGKLDVLVAPAATATQRLAPPAFLAAHAFLLKQGDKVDVEALRARLTQAGYSHVNQVLSPGEFAVRGGLIDIFPMGTQLPFRLDLFDQEVESIRTFDPDSQRTLYKLNEIRLLPAREFPLDEAGITHFRQSFRDRFEGDPSKSQVYKDVSNALAPGGVEYYLPLFFDDTATLFDYLPGGTALVLHGDIQAAVENFWRDTQSRHRLLQGDKHRPLLPPEALFLAPDVFFGTMRPFARLEIGGRFESEHVLPYAAAPAVEVERRAEDPFQRLKAHLASYSGATLLVAESLGRRETMLNALTEYGLKPELMEGWFIPTPTLPTSGEGTRNLPPTQWGGPEGGSFWLTTGPLAAGFVVELNGTQHQPRPSSPQAGESWSEGPRQLTVLTETELYARSPVARRQRQAKPTQVEGLLRDLSELKIGDPVVHVEHGIGRYLGLTSMDYGDGETEFLTLEYAGGDKLYVPVAQLQLIARYMGGDPDSAPLHKLGSGQWEKAKRRAMEKARDTAAELLNLYAQRAARQGRAFQVKAHDLDAFAEGFGFEETPDQLAAIEAVIADMRSGKPMDRLVCGDVGFGKTEVALRAAFVAVADGAQVAVLCPTTLLAEQHFQTFADRFADFPVKLAELSRFRSAKEVNAALAGLAAGRIDIVIGTHKLLSEEVKFKNLGLVIIDEEHRFGVRQKERLKALRAEVDVLTLTATPIPRTLAMSLEGIRDFSVIATAPQKRLAIKTFVQPFSDGLIREAALRELKRGGQIYFLHNEVETIAAMRDKLARLLPEARIEIAHGQMPERELEHVMRDFYHQRFNLLLCTTIIETGINVPSANTILINRADKFGLAQLHQLRGRVGRSHHQAYAYLLTPPGSGTGDKAAITPAARKRLEAIQSMEELGSGFYLAMHDLEIRGAGEVLGEEQSGEMQEVGFSLFNDMLNQAVKSLKSGKEPDMTAPLAATAEINLHIPALLPEHYCADVHERLVLYKRLANCANAEELDTLQEELIDRFGLLPEPAQALMETHRLRLETLPYGIRKLDAGPEAISIQFVPDPPIDPMKLIKLIQTKREYKLAGQDRIRLEKASGTLEARLALLRGFIKEIA; encoded by the coding sequence ATGTCCGCTCTGCCCCCGCTCCCTCCCGCCGGCCAAAGGCTGAAGCTGCCACGCCTGCCCGGCTCGGCCGATGCCCTGGTGCTGGCCGGTTATGCCGGCCAAGCGCGCCTGTTGGTGCTGACCGAGACCGCGCAGGACGCCGCCCGCCTGGCCGAGGAGATCGCCTGGTTCGCGCCGCAACTGGCGGTAAGCCTGTTTCCCGACTGGGAGACCCTGCCCTACGACCCGATCTCGCCCCACCCCGACCTGGTGTCGGAACGCCTGGCCGCGCTGTGGCAGGCGAGCGAGGGCAAACTCGACGTGCTGGTCGCCCCGGCGGCGACGGCAACGCAAAGGCTGGCGCCGCCCGCCTTCCTGGCCGCCCACGCCTTTCTGCTCAAGCAGGGCGACAAGGTGGACGTCGAGGCCCTGCGCGCCAGGCTGACCCAGGCGGGCTACAGCCACGTGAACCAGGTGCTGTCGCCGGGCGAGTTCGCGGTGCGCGGCGGCCTGATCGACATCTTCCCCATGGGGACGCAGCTGCCCTTCCGCCTGGACCTGTTCGACCAGGAGGTGGAGTCGATCCGCACCTTCGACCCGGACAGCCAGCGCACCCTGTACAAGCTGAACGAGATCCGCCTGCTGCCGGCGCGCGAGTTTCCGCTGGACGAGGCCGGCATCACCCACTTCCGCCAGAGCTTCCGCGACCGGTTCGAGGGCGACCCGTCCAAGAGCCAGGTCTACAAGGACGTCTCCAACGCCCTGGCGCCGGGCGGGGTGGAGTATTACCTGCCGTTGTTCTTCGACGACACCGCCACCCTGTTCGACTACCTGCCGGGCGGCACCGCGTTGGTCTTGCACGGCGACATCCAGGCCGCGGTGGAGAACTTCTGGCGCGACACCCAGAGCCGCCACCGCCTGCTCCAGGGCGACAAGCACCGACCGCTCTTGCCGCCCGAGGCGCTGTTCCTGGCGCCGGACGTTTTCTTCGGCACCATGCGCCCTTTCGCGCGGCTGGAGATCGGCGGCCGCTTCGAGTCGGAACACGTACTGCCCTACGCCGCCGCGCCGGCGGTGGAGGTGGAACGCCGGGCCGAAGACCCGTTCCAGCGGCTGAAGGCGCATCTGGCCAGTTATAGCGGCGCCACCCTGCTGGTGGCCGAGAGCCTGGGTCGGCGCGAGACCATGCTCAACGCCCTCACCGAATACGGGCTGAAGCCGGAGTTGATGGAGGGCTGGTTCATCCCCACCCCAACCCTCCCCACAAGTGGGGAGGGAACACGCAACCTCCCCCCCACCCAGTGGGGGGGACCGGAGGGGGGGAGTTTTTGGCTGACCACCGGCCCGCTCGCCGCCGGCTTCGTCGTCGAACTCAACGGCACGCAGCACCAGCCGCGTCCCTCTTCCCCACAAGCGGGGGAGAGTTGGAGCGAGGGCCCGCGCCAGCTCACCGTCCTCACCGAAACCGAGCTCTACGCCCGCAGCCCTGTGGCCCGGCGCCAACGTCAGGCCAAGCCGACCCAGGTCGAGGGGCTGTTGCGCGACCTGTCCGAGCTCAAGATCGGCGACCCGGTGGTCCATGTCGAGCACGGCATCGGCCGCTATCTGGGCCTGACCAGCATGGACTACGGCGACGGCGAGACCGAGTTCCTCACCCTGGAATACGCCGGCGGCGACAAGCTCTACGTGCCGGTGGCGCAGTTGCAGCTGATCGCGCGCTACATGGGCGGCGACCCGGACAGCGCGCCGCTGCACAAGCTGGGCAGCGGCCAGTGGGAGAAGGCCAAGCGCCGCGCCATGGAGAAGGCGCGCGACACGGCGGCCGAGCTCCTGAACCTCTATGCCCAGCGCGCGGCGCGCCAGGGCCGCGCCTTCCAGGTCAAGGCCCACGACCTCGACGCCTTCGCCGAGGGTTTCGGCTTCGAGGAGACGCCGGACCAGCTGGCCGCCATCGAGGCGGTGATCGCGGACATGCGCTCGGGCAAGCCCATGGACCGCCTGGTCTGCGGCGATGTCGGCTTCGGCAAGACCGAGGTCGCGCTGCGCGCCGCCTTCGTCGCCGTGGCCGATGGCGCCCAGGTCGCGGTGCTCTGTCCCACCACCCTCTTGGCCGAGCAGCACTTCCAGACCTTCGCCGACCGCTTCGCCGATTTCCCGGTGAAGCTGGCCGAGCTGTCGCGCTTCCGCTCGGCCAAGGAGGTGAACGCCGCCTTGGCGGGCCTTGCCGCGGGCCGCATCGACATCGTGATCGGTACCCACAAGCTGCTGTCGGAGGAGGTGAAGTTCAAGAACCTGGGCCTGGTCATCATCGACGAGGAACACCGCTTCGGCGTGCGCCAGAAGGAGCGGCTCAAGGCCCTGCGCGCCGAGGTGGACGTGCTCACCCTGACCGCGACGCCGATCCCGCGTACCCTGGCCATGTCGCTCGAAGGCATCCGCGACTTCTCGGTCATCGCCACCGCGCCGCAGAAGCGGCTGGCGATCAAGACCTTCGTGCAGCCCTTTAGCGACGGCCTGATCCGCGAGGCGGCGCTGCGCGAGCTCAAGCGCGGCGGCCAGATCTACTTTCTGCACAACGAGGTGGAGACCATCGCCGCCATGCGCGACAAACTGGCCAGGCTGCTGCCCGAGGCGCGCATCGAGATCGCCCATGGCCAGATGCCGGAGCGCGAGCTGGAGCACGTGATGCGCGACTTCTACCACCAGCGCTTCAACCTGCTCTTGTGCACCACCATCATCGAGACCGGCATCAACGTGCCGAGCGCCAACACCATTTTGATCAACCGGGCCGACAAATTCGGCCTGGCCCAGCTGCACCAGCTGCGCGGCCGGGTCGGTCGCTCGCACCACCAGGCCTACGCCTATCTGCTAACGCCGCCCGGCAGCGGCACCGGCGACAAGGCGGCGATCACGCCGGCCGCGCGCAAGCGGCTGGAGGCGATCCAGTCCATGGAGGAGCTGGGCTCGGGTTTTTATCTGGCCATGCACGACCTGGAGATCCGCGGTGCCGGCGAGGTGCTGGGCGAGGAACAGAGCGGCGAGATGCAGGAGGTGGGCTTCTCGCTGTTCAACGACATGCTCAACCAGGCGGTGAAGTCGCTGAAATCGGGCAAGGAGCCGGACATGACGGCGCCGCTGGCGGCCACGGCCGAGATCAACCTGCACATCCCCGCCCTGCTGCCCGAGCATTACTGCGCCGACGTGCACGAGCGGCTGGTGCTGTACAAGCGTCTGGCCAACTGCGCCAACGCCGAGGAACTCGACACCCTGCAAGAGGAGCTGATCGACCGCTTCGGCCTGCTGCCGGAACCGGCCCAGGCGCTGATGGAAACCCACCGGCTGCGGCTGGAGACCCTGCCCTACGGCATCCGCAAGCTCGACGCCGGGCCGGAGGCAATCAGCATCCAGTTCGTGCCGGATCCGCCGATCGACCCGATGAAACTGATCAAGTTGATCCAGACCAAGCGCGAATACAAGCTGGCCGGCCAGGACCGGATCCGGCTGGAAAAGGCGTCCGGCACGCTGGAAGCGCGCCTGGCCTTGCTGCGCGGCTTCATAAAAGAAATCGCCTGA